The sequence TTTTATATATAAAAAATCACGATAGCATCATTTGGACTCAGGAAATAATATTTAAACATTTAACAGCTTTTCGCTTTTAATTATCTCATTTAGTTGGACAGAAGTTTGAATAAAAATTGTCAAAGCGGTTCTGTAAGATATTTTGCCAATTAGCGTATCGTTAAACTTCAATCAAAAAATTTTTACAAAAATTAACCGAGCAAACCTTTCAATTGTCTTTAACCGCCATAACTAACGAAATTAGGTGCGGTATTGTAGTATTTTTCAAAGCTAGGAAAAAAAAAGGCTTAAATTTGACTGTTATCAAAGCAAAAGAATGTTTGTAATTTATTGATCTTTCTATTTTTCAATATTCAATTTCATTTTTGCTGCATCTTTAAGACTAGATTTAAAATTTATGAGGTAATATTGAGTGTATGCAAAGGAAATTTTGTCTGAGCTCGATTTTTTAAGGCAAGTCGTCGCGCAGGCTCCAGGTTTTGTTACTGTATTTTTGGGTCGTGAATATCGCTATGCTTTTATGAATAGAGGCATGGAAGTGATGCTGCGCGGACGCAATGTTATCGGCCAAACCGTTTTTGAAACCTTGCCCGCTGATCTTTGTCATGAAATTACAAATCGACTTGACCGCGTTTGGAAAACCGGAAAACCTTTCATGGCCAAAGCCTTAGCCTATCGAACTTACGATAAGAATAAGAATGATATTATTGTGCGTTATGGTGACTTTTTGCATCAACCGATTAAAAACCATGATGGCAAAATGGTGGGCATCTATGTGCAAGGGATTGATGTTACCGATCGAAAAATTGCACAAGAAAATTTGGCGTTTTTAAAGCATCAGTCTATAAGCCTTATGCGTGATATTATAATCATGATCGAAAACTCGGTTGATCATGCATTAGAAACAGCTGATAATCTGGATAGTGTTTATAACGACGTGCAACGTCGCTTTGATTTATTGGCAGAGTTACAGGCAAGTTTTTTAAGCAATACGAATGGCAATAGAAGTCTACACAGCATTATTCGAAGCGCGATATCGCTCATAATGCCTAATGCGCAAGCTATAAAAATTAGTGGGCAACCAATTGAACTAGACCGCAATTACCAATTAGCTTTGGTGTTGTTGATGCAAGACATGGCACGCAATGCTATTAAAAACGGGGTAGCGCCTGAAAAAATCCATATAAGTTGGAAGCGAAACGGCCAAAATAAGATAAATATAGCTTGGCAAGAAAAAGCGATCGAAACGGATAAGTGTCAATTATCAAGCCTTGATAGCACTGTTGTAAATAGATTAATGACGCTGAACCAGAAAAATAAGATAAAATCGTCAAGACGTTCGCAAAATATTGAATATGTACTTGACCTATGTCTTGAAGGTGCATGAGCATAGGGAGATATTATCATCTTACTGTTTAACTGTGGAAATTAATAGCAATGTTTAACCAGGCATTCTATTGCAGGTGCAATAAGTTATAGTGGTCATTTACTTAACATGATTATTTATGGCTCGCGCGCTTAGAGCATATTAATTCAGTTTTAATTGTAGTTTTCATATAAACAATTGCCTAAAATTAAAACTTTGCTCTATTTATTGGCTCCTTAAAATCTGTTTGCTTTGATAAAAGTCACTCAAGCGCGCAACCAATTATCAGTTTTATGCGTTGTTACCATATCGATCATGACTTACTGTGGAATGCGCTTATTTTTAAGTGATCTATTTACCTTCTAATTAATCAATTAGATGAATTCCCTTCAAAAGTCACACCTATTTTCCTGCATTGCTCAGCAAATTTTCGCTTGGCTTAAGATGCGTTGTTTGAATTGGATATTTATTTTGACTAACGTTAAAAAACTTCCAGAATTGGCATTTTTACAGGATTTGCTCGCGCAAGCCCCAGGATTTGTGATGATTTTTTTAGGAGAAGATTACCGGTTCGCTTTTACAAATAAGGAAGTTGAAGTGATGCTTGGTGGTATGGATGTAATCGGTTTAAGCATTAAAGAACTTGCACCTGAACCATTACGAAAGGATATAGTCGGCCGTTTAGATTCAGTTTGGAAAACTGGAAAACCATTTATGGCGCGTGAGCTGCCTTATCGTGCTTTTATCAATAACGGTCCTGACTTTAAAATTCGCTATGCCGATTTTTTGCATCATCCTATTCGCGACAAGGAAGGCGAGATTATTGGCATTTATGTGCAGGGAACAGATGTAACAGAACGTAAGCATTTTCATGAAAATCTTGCTTTATTGAAACAACAATCGGTAAGCGTGGTTCGTGATATAGTCAAAATGATTGAGCGTTCAGTTGATGAAGTATTAAGCCGTGAAAGTGATACAGTAAGCGCTGAAATGGAATTACAACGCCGCTTTGATCTCTTGGTTGAAGTTCAAGCATCTTTTATTGATATGCAGGGCTTATCTAAAGATATTGAGGAAACTATCAGGAATGCATTATCATTAATGGTGGCTGATATCAGCGCTATTTCTATTAAGGGCGATCGTGTTGCTTTGAGTGCGCTTTACCAACCTCCTTTGATACTTTTAATACAAGGGCTCATTCACGATGCGATTGACAATAATATTGAGCTTAAAAATATTAACATATATTGGCGCGTCTTGGATAACAATATGTTGAATATTGTTTGGCGAGAACAAAGGCTCAATTCACTCCATGATACTAATGGCGATATTGACAATAGCCTTATTTATCGTTTGATTAATATTAATCCTAACAATAATCTTTCCACACTTCAGGAAGATGGCGTTTTGGAATATAATATTGATATATGTCTTGATGTTTGAGGCAAGCATTTTAGAAAAAGTGCGTAGCGGTTTTTCGTTAAAAAATGCGTAGAAAAAAGCATTTTAGAAAAGTGTGTAGCGGTTTTTCGTTAAGAAATGCGTAGAAAAAAGCATTTTAGAAAAAGGTGCATGCGGTTTTTCGTCATACCATGTAAGGCTTAGCTGCTGGATGATAACCGATAAGACTAATGATGAGATCTCGTTAAGCACCTATAAAAATCCCCAAAATAGGTATTCCATTTTGGGGATAGATTGTCGTCATTTATGCGGCTGATTTAGGTGTCAATAGACCCTTGGCAACGAGAAGCTCAGCAATTTGTACTGCGTTTAGGGCAGCGCCCTTGCGCAAATTATCAGCAACCACCCAGAAAGATAAGCCGTTTTCAACGGTGATATCTTCGCGGATACGGCTAACAAAAGTATCATCTTCGCCTGCAGCTTCATGGGGTGTGACATAACCACCATCTTCGTGCTTATCAACTACCTGAACACCTGGAGCGTCACGCAATAATTCGCGGGCTTCTTCAGCGCTAATTGGCTTGTCAAATTCAACATTAACCGCTTCACCATGGCCAATAAAGACAGGAACACGCACAGCTGTTGCGGTCATCTTGATCTTTGGATCAAGCATCTTTTTGGTTTCGGCTACCATTTTCCATTCTTCCTTGGTGTAGCCATCTTCCATAAAGACATCAATATGAGGAATAACGTTAAAAGCAATGCGCTTGGTAAACTTTTTAACCGAGATTGGATCACCAACGAAAACGCCGCGTGCTTGTTCAAAAAGTTCGTCCATGCCTTCCTTACCTGCACCTGATACCGATTGGTAGGTGGATACAACAACGCGCTTGATGGTCGCTGCATCATGTAAAGGCTTTAACACGACTAAAAGCTGTGCAGTTGAGCAATTTGGATTGGCAATAATATTGCGCTTTTTAAAATCATTAATCGCATCAGGATTAACTTCAGGTACAATCAAAGGCACATCAGAATTATAACGCCATGCCGAGGAATTGTCGATAACGACACAGCCCTGTGCGGCAATCTTAGGAGACCATTCTTTTGAAATAGTACCACCAGCCGACATAAGGCAAATATCAGTATCGGAAAAATCATAATTATCAAGGGCGCGAACTTTAAGCGTTCTGTCACCATAGGAAACTTCTGTTCCTAAACTGCGTCTTGAAGCAAGAGGAATAATTTCATCTGCAGGAAAGCCGCGTTCTTCTAAGATGTTAAGCATTTCACGGCCAACATTGCCTGTCGCGCCTACAATTGCAACCTTATAACCCATTTTGTCACTCCTGTCCCTCTCCGCTTTTCACGAGAACCCGGCGGCCACACCAGGCTTTCTCCCCGGGCCTTGACCCGGGAGAGGGGCGAGTTGGCCAAGGGACATTAAACCGTTTTGGTTGTCGTTTTCTTGAGGCCAGATTTTAGAGTTGACGAGCGCGCAGCAAGGCTTACACCAAAATGGTGTGTAAATTGAGCCAAATTTTCCGATAACTTGCGCATTTTCGAAAACTCCTATGGGATTTGTTTTTAGCGTTTTTTTGCCATAAGTCAATTATCTATTCTGTTTCACTCAAAAAATATTGGTATGGGACAAGTAAAAGTTAAAATTTATGCGTCCAATACAAAAGCAAAATCCGCCCAATGACATATTGAGCGGATTTAAATATTGTAGGTAAAATTAATGGCGGA comes from Bartonella sp. HY038 and encodes:
- a CDS encoding PAS domain-containing protein codes for the protein MSELDFLRQVVAQAPGFVTVFLGREYRYAFMNRGMEVMLRGRNVIGQTVFETLPADLCHEITNRLDRVWKTGKPFMAKALAYRTYDKNKNDIIVRYGDFLHQPIKNHDGKMVGIYVQGIDVTDRKIAQENLAFLKHQSISLMRDIIIMIENSVDHALETADNLDSVYNDVQRRFDLLAELQASFLSNTNGNRSLHSIIRSAISLIMPNAQAIKISGQPIELDRNYQLALVLLMQDMARNAIKNGVAPEKIHISWKRNGQNKINIAWQEKAIETDKCQLSSLDSTVVNRLMTLNQKNKIKSSRRSQNIEYVLDLCLEGA
- a CDS encoding PAS domain-containing protein; translation: MTNVKKLPELAFLQDLLAQAPGFVMIFLGEDYRFAFTNKEVEVMLGGMDVIGLSIKELAPEPLRKDIVGRLDSVWKTGKPFMARELPYRAFINNGPDFKIRYADFLHHPIRDKEGEIIGIYVQGTDVTERKHFHENLALLKQQSVSVVRDIVKMIERSVDEVLSRESDTVSAEMELQRRFDLLVEVQASFIDMQGLSKDIEETIRNALSLMVADISAISIKGDRVALSALYQPPLILLIQGLIHDAIDNNIELKNINIYWRVLDNNMLNIVWREQRLNSLHDTNGDIDNSLIYRLININPNNNLSTLQEDGVLEYNIDICLDV
- a CDS encoding aspartate-semialdehyde dehydrogenase; amino-acid sequence: MGYKVAIVGATGNVGREMLNILEERGFPADEIIPLASRRSLGTEVSYGDRTLKVRALDNYDFSDTDICLMSAGGTISKEWSPKIAAQGCVVIDNSSAWRYNSDVPLIVPEVNPDAINDFKKRNIIANPNCSTAQLLVVLKPLHDAATIKRVVVSTYQSVSGAGKEGMDELFEQARGVFVGDPISVKKFTKRIAFNVIPHIDVFMEDGYTKEEWKMVAETKKMLDPKIKMTATAVRVPVFIGHGEAVNVEFDKPISAEEARELLRDAPGVQVVDKHEDGGYVTPHEAAGEDDTFVSRIREDITVENGLSFWVVADNLRKGAALNAVQIAELLVAKGLLTPKSAA